Proteins encoded by one window of Gouania willdenowi chromosome 4, fGouWil2.1, whole genome shotgun sequence:
- the LOC114462230 gene encoding homeodomain-interacting protein kinase 1-like: MVGHALHSPSTRYTILEFIGEGSFGKVAKCRAHNSSKLVAVKILKKEYFQDVEDELSVLKTISSLNADHFNLVTFYEQFEYLGYKCLVFELLDVDLLHLVRSLNVNHIRPIAKQTHIGVDPNPP, from the exons ATGGTAGGGCATGCCCTCCACAGCCCCTCCACTCGATACACAATCCTAGAGTTTATCGGAGAAGGTAGCTTTGGGAAAGTTGCCAAGTGTCGTGCTCACAACAGCAGCAAATTGGTGGCAGTAAAAATCCTAAAGAAGGAGTATTTTCAAGATGTGGAGGACGAA CTGTCAGTGTTGAAGACCATCAGCTCTCTGAATGCTGACCACTTCAATCTGGTCACATTCTATGAGCAGTTTGAATACCTGGGCTATAAGTGCCTCGTCTTTGAGCTGTTGGACGTGGATTTGCTCCACCTGGTTCGTTCACTGAACGTCAACCACATCCGTCCTATTGCAAAGCAG ACGCACATAGGCGTAGACCCCAATCCCCCGTAA